Proteins encoded by one window of Nicotiana tabacum cultivar K326 chromosome 10, ASM71507v2, whole genome shotgun sequence:
- the LOC107823669 gene encoding early nodulin-like protein 3, which produces MLYMDSPSFVSFFFVIFLSVLCISQAYTFYAGGKEGWVLKPSESYSHWAERNRFQVNDTIVFKYKKGSDSVLVVHKDDYFKCKKDKPIHKLKNGKSKLKFTRSGAFYFISGKDDNCEKGQKLLVVVLSPNHNRHKSPSPATQKPSSSPVTTPTQPPEDIPSVVAPSPQSISPAPAPTKSAAVVVGSSGLVWVFSLIMATVFM; this is translated from the exons ATGTTGTACATGGATTCTCCTTCATTTGTTAGCTTTTTCTTTGTGATATTTCTGAGTGTTCTTTGCATATCTCAAGCGTATACATTCTATGCTGGTGGCAAAGAAGGCTGGGTTTTAAAACCTTCTGAATCATATAGTCATTGGGCTGAAAGAAACCGTTTCCAAGTTAATGACACTATTG TATTCAAGTACAAAAAAGGGTCAGATTCAGTACTGGTGGTACACAAAGATGATTACTTCAAATGCAAAAAGGATAAGCCAATCCATAAGCTAAAGAATGGTAAATCAAAATTGAAGTTTACAAGGTCAGGTGCATTCTACTTCATCAGTGGAAAAGATGATAACTGTGAGAAAGGCCAGAAGCTTCTAGTTGTTGTGTTATCTCCCAATCACAACCGCCATAAATCTCCATCCCCAGCCACCCAAAAGCCGTCGAGTTCTCCCGTTACCACTCCAACTCAGCCGCCGGAAGATATTCCTTCCGTCGTTGCACCGTCGCCGCAATCCATTTCACCAGCTCCGGCTCCTACGAAATCGGCTGCAGTGGTTGTTGGTTCAAGTGGTTTGGTTTGGGTGTTTAGTTTGATCATGGCTACTGTTTTTATGTAA